From one Pseudopipra pipra isolate bDixPip1 chromosome 2, bDixPip1.hap1, whole genome shotgun sequence genomic stretch:
- the PLA1A gene encoding phospholipase A1 member A isoform X2: MVEDLKRLLLVVLAVLWLLSSAQAGNTDRLSGHHCTDFQTANFLRGSKLKVQFLLFTSSSPSCGELILADDGIKNGSFNSSSETKIIIHGFRALGTKPSWIEGLVQAILNTSWVNVIAVDWVYGSTGAYPSAVENVTELALSISQFINKLLALGVSRTSIHIIGVSLGAHVGGLVGHFHGGQLGRITALDPAGPKYTRASPEERLDPGDALFVEAIHTDADNFGIRIPVGHIDYFVNGGKDQPGCPRFISAGYNYLICDHMRAVHLYISALKHSCPIVGFPCASHQEFLNGHCLDCAERFLSSCPRIGLLEQAGVNMSKLPKEVTVYLMTGPSAPFCVYHSLVEFHLQKKRSTVTSIEITFFSNSTKDTAKITIPTYQDMGKRLLAHQVPLCQINSVTLKYIPKKRFWRRDEPSIVGKFCVAPLPLNSSRTMSCLPWNLTLPSKTDISYDLPTACA, from the exons ATGGTTGAGGATCTGAAGAGGCTACTGCTTGTTGTTCTTGCTGTCCTCTGGCTGCTCAGCTCAGCACAAGCAG GGAATACAGACAGACTCTCGGGGCATCACTGCACTGACTTCCAGACAGCAAATTTCCTACGGGGCAGTAAACTTAAGGTCCAGTTTCTTCTGTTCACCTCCTCAAGCCCCAGCTGTGGAGAGCTGATTTTAGCTGATGATGGTATCAAGAATGGCAGCTTCAATAGCAGCTCAGAAACCAAGATCATAATCCATGGCTTCAG GGCTTTGGGTACCAAGCCCTCCTGGATTGAAGGGCTTGTCCAAGCCATACTGAACACAAGCTGGGTGAACGTGATCGCAGTAGACTGGGTTTATGGGTCTACAGGAGCCTATCCCTCTGCAGTGGAAAATGTCACAGAGCTGGCCCTCTCCATCTCACAATTCATCAACAAGCTCCTG GCCCTGGGGGTCTCAAGGACATCTATCCACATCATTGGGGTAAGCCTTGGTGCTCACGTTGGGGGCCTGGTGGGGCACTTCCATGGCGGTCAGCTGGGACGGATAACAG CCCTGGATCCTGCAGGCCCTAAGTACACCAGAGCCAGCCCTGAGGAACGCCTGGATCCTGGGGATGCCCTCTTTGTGGAAGCCATTCATACCGATGCTGACA ATTTCGGGATCCGGATTCCTGTAGGCCACATCGATTATTTTGTCAATGGAGGCAAAGATCAGCCAGGATGCCCCCGATTCATCTCTGCAG GCTATAACTACCTGATCTGTGATCACATGCGGGCTGTACATCTCTATATCAGCGCTTTGAAACATTCCTGTCCAATCGTGGGGTTTCCCTGTGCAAGTCATCAAGAGTTTTTAAATGGTCATTGCCTGGACTGTGCAGAACGCTTCCTGTCCTCCTGTCCCAGAATAG gcctgctggagcaggcaggtgTCAACATGAGTAAGCTGCCCAAGGAAGTGACAGTTTATTTAATGACCGGTCCTTCAGCCCCATTCTGCG TCTATCACAGCCTGGTTGAGTTCCacttgcagaagaaaagaagcaCAGTCACCAGCATTGAGATCACTTtcttcagcaacagcaccaagGACACAGCAAAGATCACCAT ACCTACGTACCAGGACATGGGCAAACGGCTGCTGGCCCACCAAGTTCCCCTCTGCCAAATAAACAGCGTGACACTGAAGTATATCCCAAAAAAACGGTTTTGGAGAAGGGATGAGCCATCCATTGTTGGCAAGTTCTGTGTGGCGCCGCTGCCTCTCAATAGTAG CCGGACAATGTCATGCCTGCCCTGGAACCTCACTCTCCCCAGCAAAACAGACATCTCCTATGATCTACCCACTGCTTGTGCCTAG
- the PLA1A gene encoding phospholipase A1 member A isoform X1, producing MVEDLKRLLLVVLAVLWLLSSAQAGNTDRLSGHHCTDFQTANFLRGSKLKVQFLLFTSSSPSCGELILADDGIKNGSFNSSSETKIIIHGFRALGTKPSWIEGLVQAILNTSWVNVIAVDWVYGSTGAYPSAVENVTELALSISQFINKLLALGVSRTSIHIIGVSLGAHVGGLVGHFHGGQLGRITALDPAGPKYTRASPEERLDPGDALFVEAIHTDADNFGIRIPVGHIDYFVNGGKDQPGCPRFISAVFLAGYNYLICDHMRAVHLYISALKHSCPIVGFPCASHQEFLNGHCLDCAERFLSSCPRIGLLEQAGVNMSKLPKEVTVYLMTGPSAPFCVYHSLVEFHLQKKRSTVTSIEITFFSNSTKDTAKITIPTYQDMGKRLLAHQVPLCQINSVTLKYIPKKRFWRRDEPSIVGKFCVAPLPLNSSRTMSCLPWNLTLPSKTDISYDLPTACA from the exons ATGGTTGAGGATCTGAAGAGGCTACTGCTTGTTGTTCTTGCTGTCCTCTGGCTGCTCAGCTCAGCACAAGCAG GGAATACAGACAGACTCTCGGGGCATCACTGCACTGACTTCCAGACAGCAAATTTCCTACGGGGCAGTAAACTTAAGGTCCAGTTTCTTCTGTTCACCTCCTCAAGCCCCAGCTGTGGAGAGCTGATTTTAGCTGATGATGGTATCAAGAATGGCAGCTTCAATAGCAGCTCAGAAACCAAGATCATAATCCATGGCTTCAG GGCTTTGGGTACCAAGCCCTCCTGGATTGAAGGGCTTGTCCAAGCCATACTGAACACAAGCTGGGTGAACGTGATCGCAGTAGACTGGGTTTATGGGTCTACAGGAGCCTATCCCTCTGCAGTGGAAAATGTCACAGAGCTGGCCCTCTCCATCTCACAATTCATCAACAAGCTCCTG GCCCTGGGGGTCTCAAGGACATCTATCCACATCATTGGGGTAAGCCTTGGTGCTCACGTTGGGGGCCTGGTGGGGCACTTCCATGGCGGTCAGCTGGGACGGATAACAG CCCTGGATCCTGCAGGCCCTAAGTACACCAGAGCCAGCCCTGAGGAACGCCTGGATCCTGGGGATGCCCTCTTTGTGGAAGCCATTCATACCGATGCTGACA ATTTCGGGATCCGGATTCCTGTAGGCCACATCGATTATTTTGTCAATGGAGGCAAAGATCAGCCAGGATGCCCCCGATTCATCTCTGCAG TTTTCCTTGCAGGCTATAACTACCTGATCTGTGATCACATGCGGGCTGTACATCTCTATATCAGCGCTTTGAAACATTCCTGTCCAATCGTGGGGTTTCCCTGTGCAAGTCATCAAGAGTTTTTAAATGGTCATTGCCTGGACTGTGCAGAACGCTTCCTGTCCTCCTGTCCCAGAATAG gcctgctggagcaggcaggtgTCAACATGAGTAAGCTGCCCAAGGAAGTGACAGTTTATTTAATGACCGGTCCTTCAGCCCCATTCTGCG TCTATCACAGCCTGGTTGAGTTCCacttgcagaagaaaagaagcaCAGTCACCAGCATTGAGATCACTTtcttcagcaacagcaccaagGACACAGCAAAGATCACCAT ACCTACGTACCAGGACATGGGCAAACGGCTGCTGGCCCACCAAGTTCCCCTCTGCCAAATAAACAGCGTGACACTGAAGTATATCCCAAAAAAACGGTTTTGGAGAAGGGATGAGCCATCCATTGTTGGCAAGTTCTGTGTGGCGCCGCTGCCTCTCAATAGTAG CCGGACAATGTCATGCCTGCCCTGGAACCTCACTCTCCCCAGCAAAACAGACATCTCCTATGATCTACCCACTGCTTGTGCCTAG
- the PLA1A gene encoding phospholipase A1 member A isoform X3 has translation MVEDLKRLLLVVLAVLWLLSSAQAGNTDRLSGHHCTDFQTANFLRGSKLKVQFLLFTSSSPSCGELILADDGIKNGSFNSSSETKIIIHGFRALGTKPSWIEGLVQAILNTSWVNVIAVDWVYGSTGAYPSAVENVTELALSISQFINKLLALGVSRTSIHIIGVSLGAHVGGLVGHFHGGQLGRITALDPAGPKYTRASPEERLDPGDALFVEAIHTDADNFGIRIPVGHIDYFVNGGKDQPGCPRFISAVFLAGYNYLICDHMRAVHLYISALKHSCPIVGFPCASHQEFLNGHCLDCAERFLSSCPRIGLLEQAGVNMSKLPKEVTVYLMTGPSAPFCVYHSLVEFHLQKKRSTVTSIEITFFSNSTKDTAKITIRTMSCLPWNLTLPSKTDISYDLPTACA, from the exons ATGGTTGAGGATCTGAAGAGGCTACTGCTTGTTGTTCTTGCTGTCCTCTGGCTGCTCAGCTCAGCACAAGCAG GGAATACAGACAGACTCTCGGGGCATCACTGCACTGACTTCCAGACAGCAAATTTCCTACGGGGCAGTAAACTTAAGGTCCAGTTTCTTCTGTTCACCTCCTCAAGCCCCAGCTGTGGAGAGCTGATTTTAGCTGATGATGGTATCAAGAATGGCAGCTTCAATAGCAGCTCAGAAACCAAGATCATAATCCATGGCTTCAG GGCTTTGGGTACCAAGCCCTCCTGGATTGAAGGGCTTGTCCAAGCCATACTGAACACAAGCTGGGTGAACGTGATCGCAGTAGACTGGGTTTATGGGTCTACAGGAGCCTATCCCTCTGCAGTGGAAAATGTCACAGAGCTGGCCCTCTCCATCTCACAATTCATCAACAAGCTCCTG GCCCTGGGGGTCTCAAGGACATCTATCCACATCATTGGGGTAAGCCTTGGTGCTCACGTTGGGGGCCTGGTGGGGCACTTCCATGGCGGTCAGCTGGGACGGATAACAG CCCTGGATCCTGCAGGCCCTAAGTACACCAGAGCCAGCCCTGAGGAACGCCTGGATCCTGGGGATGCCCTCTTTGTGGAAGCCATTCATACCGATGCTGACA ATTTCGGGATCCGGATTCCTGTAGGCCACATCGATTATTTTGTCAATGGAGGCAAAGATCAGCCAGGATGCCCCCGATTCATCTCTGCAG TTTTCCTTGCAGGCTATAACTACCTGATCTGTGATCACATGCGGGCTGTACATCTCTATATCAGCGCTTTGAAACATTCCTGTCCAATCGTGGGGTTTCCCTGTGCAAGTCATCAAGAGTTTTTAAATGGTCATTGCCTGGACTGTGCAGAACGCTTCCTGTCCTCCTGTCCCAGAATAG gcctgctggagcaggcaggtgTCAACATGAGTAAGCTGCCCAAGGAAGTGACAGTTTATTTAATGACCGGTCCTTCAGCCCCATTCTGCG TCTATCACAGCCTGGTTGAGTTCCacttgcagaagaaaagaagcaCAGTCACCAGCATTGAGATCACTTtcttcagcaacagcaccaagGACACAGCAAAGATCACCAT CCGGACAATGTCATGCCTGCCCTGGAACCTCACTCTCCCCAGCAAAACAGACATCTCCTATGATCTACCCACTGCTTGTGCCTAG
- the POPDC2 gene encoding popeye domain-containing protein 2 isoform X2, with translation MSTSSLSWDQAVLQPPVCDAWKEIMEEAAYQLASCIVLLGYMGGSGIFGSLYIFGLLAPGYFCYALWGWLSACGLDIFIWNMLLVLICLLQLAHLAYRLRRNTIPEEFDLLYKTMYLPLQVPLEVYKEIVKCCEEHVQSLVRDQNYAVEGKTPIDRLSLLLSGRIRVCQDGQFLHYVFPYQFLDSPEWESLRPSEEGTFQVTLTAETDCSFITWPRKKLYLLLRKDRYIARLFSSHLGYDISEKLYSLNEKLFSKFGLRFDIRLPSLYHVLGPASSEGESEDCEELLPASGQASVSEPPPQPPPPPPPAPRPRASRPDSELLASGNLLRSSPHPLCKGRAPLAPTQTPEL, from the exons ATGAGCACAAGCAGCCTCTCTTGGGACCAGGCTGTCCTCCAGCCTCCGGTGTGTGATGCCTGGAAGGAGATTATGGAGGAAGCAGCCTACCAGCTGGCCAGCTGCATCGTCCTCCTGGGTTACATGGGGGGAAGTGGCATCTTTGGGTCCCTCTATATCTTTGGCCTCCTGGCCCCAGGCTACTTCTGCTATgctctgtggggctggctgAGTGCTTGTGGGCTGGATATCTTCATCTGGAACATGCTGCTCGTCCTCATCTGCTTGCTTCAGCTGGCTCACCTGGCTTACCGACTCCGCAGAAACACCATCCCAGAAGAGTTTGACCTCCTCTACAAGACCATGTACCTGCCCTTGCAGGTGCCCCTGGAAGTCTACAAAGAAATCGTGAAGTGCTGTGAAGAGCATGTCCAGTCACTAGTCAGAGACCAGAATTACGCGGTAGAGGGCAAGACGCCCATTGACCGCCTCTCGTTGCTGCTGTCTGGCAG GATCCGAGTGTGCCAGGATGGACAATTCCTTCACTACGTCTTTCCTTACCAGTTCCTGGACTCTCCAGAATGGGAGTCACTGCGACCCTCTGAGGAAGGAACTTTCCAG gtcACGCTGACAGCTGAGACCGATTGCAGCTTCATCACCTGGCCGAGGAAGAAGCTGTATCTCCTGCTGAGGAAGGACCGCTACATTGCCCGGCTCTTCTCCTCCCACCTGGGCTATGACATCTCGGAGAAGCTCTACTCCCTCAACGAGAAGCTCTTCTCCAAGTTTGGCCTGCGCTTTGACATCCGCTTGCCCAGCCTCTACCACGTCCTTGGGCCAGCTTCCTCTGAGGGGGAGTCGGAGGACTgcgaggagctgctgcctgcctcTGGCCAGGCCAGTGTCTCTGAGCCCCCTCCGCAgccgccaccaccaccaccaccggccccgcgcccccgggCATCCCGGCCTGACAGTGAGCTGCTGG CCTCTGGAAACCTTCTCCGGAGTTCTCctcaccctctctgcaaaggaCGAGCCCCTCTGGCTCCCACTCAGACTCCTGAACTCTAG
- the POPDC2 gene encoding popeye domain-containing protein 2 isoform X1: MSTSSLSWDQAVLQPPVCDAWKEIMEEAAYQLASCIVLLGYMGGSGIFGSLYIFGLLAPGYFCYALWGWLSACGLDIFIWNMLLVLICLLQLAHLAYRLRRNTIPEEFDLLYKTMYLPLQVPLEVYKEIVKCCEEHVQSLVRDQNYAVEGKTPIDRLSLLLSGRIRVCQDGQFLHYVFPYQFLDSPEWESLRPSEEGTFQVTLTAETDCSFITWPRKKLYLLLRKDRYIARLFSSHLGYDISEKLYSLNEKLFSKFGLRFDIRLPSLYHVLGPASSEGESEDCEELLPASGQASVSEPPPQPPPPPPPAPRPRASRPDSELLGEDSTSLVLEDFAELPGSFMDYVSEGEYMK; the protein is encoded by the exons ATGAGCACAAGCAGCCTCTCTTGGGACCAGGCTGTCCTCCAGCCTCCGGTGTGTGATGCCTGGAAGGAGATTATGGAGGAAGCAGCCTACCAGCTGGCCAGCTGCATCGTCCTCCTGGGTTACATGGGGGGAAGTGGCATCTTTGGGTCCCTCTATATCTTTGGCCTCCTGGCCCCAGGCTACTTCTGCTATgctctgtggggctggctgAGTGCTTGTGGGCTGGATATCTTCATCTGGAACATGCTGCTCGTCCTCATCTGCTTGCTTCAGCTGGCTCACCTGGCTTACCGACTCCGCAGAAACACCATCCCAGAAGAGTTTGACCTCCTCTACAAGACCATGTACCTGCCCTTGCAGGTGCCCCTGGAAGTCTACAAAGAAATCGTGAAGTGCTGTGAAGAGCATGTCCAGTCACTAGTCAGAGACCAGAATTACGCGGTAGAGGGCAAGACGCCCATTGACCGCCTCTCGTTGCTGCTGTCTGGCAG GATCCGAGTGTGCCAGGATGGACAATTCCTTCACTACGTCTTTCCTTACCAGTTCCTGGACTCTCCAGAATGGGAGTCACTGCGACCCTCTGAGGAAGGAACTTTCCAG gtcACGCTGACAGCTGAGACCGATTGCAGCTTCATCACCTGGCCGAGGAAGAAGCTGTATCTCCTGCTGAGGAAGGACCGCTACATTGCCCGGCTCTTCTCCTCCCACCTGGGCTATGACATCTCGGAGAAGCTCTACTCCCTCAACGAGAAGCTCTTCTCCAAGTTTGGCCTGCGCTTTGACATCCGCTTGCCCAGCCTCTACCACGTCCTTGGGCCAGCTTCCTCTGAGGGGGAGTCGGAGGACTgcgaggagctgctgcctgcctcTGGCCAGGCCAGTGTCTCTGAGCCCCCTCCGCAgccgccaccaccaccaccaccggccccgcgcccccgggCATCCCGGCCTGACAGTGAGCTGCTGGGTGAGGACTCCACCAGTCTTGTCTTGGAAGATTTTGCTGAGTTGCCAGGGTCTTTTATGGACTATGTGAGCGAAGGGGAGTATATGAAGTGA